TAGAGAGACCCGAGCTCTTGGTCGATGAGGTCGAACATCTCGTCGTCGGTGGCGGCGTCGATCCGGTCGAGGTCGAGGTCGAAGTCGCGGTCGGTGCCGGGGCCGGCGTCGGCGGCGGCGTTCGCCGCGGCGTCCTGGTGGGTGTCGGTCCACTTCCAGAGCAGCGCCTTGAGCCGGGCGGTGACCTTGTCCCGTACCGCGTCCTCGGGGGCGAGCGCGGCCAGCTGGGCCTCCAGCCGGTCGATCTCTTCGAGCACCGGCGGTGTCCCGGCGGCGAGGTCGAGGACCAGGTCCTTGTGCAGGAGGCGGGCGATCGCGACCGGGTTGGGGTGGTCGAAGACGAGGGTGGGCTTGAGCCGGAGGCCGGTCGCGGCCTTGAGCCGGTTGCGGAGCTCCACGGCGGTCAGGGAGTCGAAGCCGATGTCCCGGAAGGCCGTGGTGGGCTCGATCCGGGCCGCGTTGGCGTGGCCGAGGGCGGCGGCGGCCTGGTTGCGCACCAGGTCCAGCAGCACCTTCTCCTGGTCTGCTTCGGGCATCCCGGCCAGGCGGCGTGCCAGGGCGGGGGTCCGGCCGACGGTCGCGTCCTCCTCGGCCGCCCCGCCGGTGTCGCCCACGAGGCCGCGGAAGACCGCCGGCAGCATGCCGGCGCGGGCCATGGAGCGCAGCCCCGCGACGTCCAGCCGGACCGGCACGATCACCGGCCGGTCGACGGTGAGGGCGGCGTCGAACAGTGCCAGGCCTTCCGCGGAGGTGAACGGCACGACCCCGGATCGGCCCATCCGGTTGCGGTCGGCGTCGGTGATCCGGTCGCCCATGCCGCCGTTGTCCGTCCACAGGCCCCACGCCAGCGAGGTGCCGGGCAGGCCCGCGGCCCGGCGCTGCCGCGCCAGCCCGTCCAGGAAGGCGTTGGCCGCCGCGTAGCCCGCCGCGCCGGCGCTGCCCAGGACTCCGGCCAGGGAGGAGAAGAGCACGAACGCGGAGAGGCCGAGGTCCTTGGTCAGCTCGTGCAGGTGCAGCGCCCCTTCGGCCTTCGGCCGCAGCACGGTGTCCAGGCGCTCCGGGGTCAGGGCGGTGATCACACCGTCGTCCAGGGCGGCCGCCGCGTGCACCACGGCCACGAGCGGGTGCTCGGCCGGGACCGAGGCCAGCAGCTCCGCGAGGGCGTCCCGGTCCGCGATGTCGCAGGCGGCCACGTCGACGTGCGCGCCCAGCCCGGACAGGGCGGCGACGACCTCGTCGATGCCCTCGGCGGCGGGGCCGCGGCGGCTGACCAGCAGCAGTCTCCGTGCGCCGCGTTCGGCGACGAGGTGCCGCGCGAGCGACAGCCCGAGGCCGCCGGTCGCCCCGGTGAGCAGCACGGTCCCTTCGGGGTCCCACGCGTGGCCGGCGGGCTCCTCGGGCGGGGCGGTCCGGGCGAGGCGCGGTACGAACAGCCTGCCGCCGCGCACTGCGGCCTGCGGCTCGTCCAGAGCGGCGAGCGCCGCAGCCAGTGCGGGGTCCAGGCCGCCGGTCGTCACCGCGTCGTCCGCGTCGTCCGCGTCGACGAGCAGGAGGCGGTCCGGGTGCTCGGCCTGGGCCGACTTCACCAGGCCGGTCACCGCGGCGTGCGCGAGGTCCGGCGCCGCTCCCTCCAGGCCGACGGCGCCGCGCGTCATCACCACGAGCCGCGCATCGGAGAACCGCTCGTCGGCGACCCACTCCTGGACGGCCGACAGCACACCGGCCAGCAACTCGCGCGTCGCCGGGGCGGCTTCGCCCTCGCTCGGGGCGCAGGGCAGGAGGACGTGGGCGGGCGGGACCGCCCCGTCGTCGACCGCCTTGCGGAGCGCGTCGAGGTCGGCGTAGGGACCGTCGCCGCCGAGGACCACCCATGCGGCCTCGGAGGCGGGAGCAGCCGCATCGGGAGCGGTGTGCTCGATCCAGTCGACCTCGAACATCCAGTCCCGGTGCGCGACGCGCGAGGCCAGCACCTGCTGCGGGGACACGGTCCGCGTCCGCACGGACGCCACCGAGGCGACGGGAGCACCGTCGGCGTCGGCCAGTTCGATCGCCACCGCGTCGCCGTCGCCGGCGCCGACGGGCCGGATCCGTACGCGCGCGGCCCCGGCTCCCGGGGCGTGCACGGACGCGCCGCTCCAGGCGTAGGGCATGAGCACCTCGCCGGGGTCGCCGGGGTCGCCGGCACGGGCCGGTGCCAGGGTGTCCAGGGCGGCGTCCAGCAGTACGGGGTGGAGGCCGTAGCGGTCCGCCCGGTCCCGCTCCGCGAGGGGCAGTGCGATCTCGGCGTACAGCTCGTCCCCGGCGCGCCAGGCGGCGCGCAGGCTCGGGTGCTCCTCGACGTCCACCGGCTCGGCGCCCGCCGGCGGCCAGATCACCATGTCGAACTCCGCTGCCGGGGCGCTGCGGGTGAGCTCTCCGGCAACGTGGCGGACCCACGGCTCGTCGGTACCGCCGACGGCAGGCCGACTGTGGACCTGCACCGACCGTCGCTCGGCGTCCTCGCCCGCGCCGATCTGCACCTGGATACGGACGGCGCCCTGTTCTGCCGGCAGCAGCAGCGGGGCGTCCACGTCCAGCTGTTCCAGATGCGGGAACCCGGCCTGCCGGCCTGCGGACAGTGCGAGCTCCACGAACGCGGCGACCGGGAGCACCGGCACGCCGCCGACCGTGCGTTCCACGATCCAGGGTGTGTCGGCCGGGGACAGCCGGCCGGTGAAGAGCACGTCCTGTCCCCCGGCGGTCTCCACCACCGCGCCGAGCAGGGGGTGGCCGGAGGAGTCCAGCCCCGCGGAGGAGACGTCGAGCGCGGCCGTGCCTTCGAGCCAGTAGCGCTCACGCTGGAAGGCGTAGGTGGGCAGGGCGACGCGCTGGGCGCCGGGGAACAGCGCCTGCCAGTCCGGGGAGACGCCGTGGGTGTGCAGCCGACCGGCAGCGAGGGTGACCGCCTGCGGCTCGGGGCGGTCCGTACGCAGGGCGGGGACGGTGACTACGTCGTCGCCGTCGAGGCAGCCCTGGGCGAGGGCGCTGAGGACGCCGCCGGGACCGATCTCCACGAAGGTGGTCACGCCCAGGTCGTGCAGGGTACGGATGCCATCGGCGAAACGGACCGCTTCGCGGACGT
This region of Streptomyces roseifaciens genomic DNA includes:
- a CDS encoding type I polyketide synthase gives rise to the protein VREAVRFADGIRTLHDLGVTTFVEIGPGGVLSALAQGCLDGDDVVTVPALRTDRPEPQAVTLAAGRLHTHGVSPDWQALFPGAQRVALPTYAFQRERYWLEGTAALDVSSAGLDSSGHPLLGAVVETAGGQDVLFTGRLSPADTPWIVERTVGGVPVLPVAAFVELALSAGRQAGFPHLEQLDVDAPLLLPAEQGAVRIQVQIGAGEDAERRSVQVHSRPAVGGTDEPWVRHVAGELTRSAPAAEFDMVIWPPAGAEPVDVEEHPSLRAAWRAGDELYAEIALPLAERDRADRYGLHPVLLDAALDTLAPARAGDPGDPGEVLMPYAWSGASVHAPGAGAARVRIRPVGAGDGDAVAIELADADGAPVASVASVRTRTVSPQQVLASRVAHRDWMFEVDWIEHTAPDAAAPASEAAWVVLGGDGPYADLDALRKAVDDGAVPPAHVLLPCAPSEGEAAPATRELLAGVLSAVQEWVADERFSDARLVVMTRGAVGLEGAAPDLAHAAVTGLVKSAQAEHPDRLLLVDADDADDAVTTGGLDPALAAALAALDEPQAAVRGGRLFVPRLARTAPPEEPAGHAWDPEGTVLLTGATGGLGLSLARHLVAERGARRLLLVSRRGPAAEGIDEVVAALSGLGAHVDVAACDIADRDALAELLASVPAEHPLVAVVHAAAALDDGVITALTPERLDTVLRPKAEGALHLHELTKDLGLSAFVLFSSLAGVLGSAGAAGYAAANAFLDGLARQRRAAGLPGTSLAWGLWTDNGGMGDRITDADRNRMGRSGVVPFTSAEGLALFDAALTVDRPVIVPVRLDVAGLRSMARAGMLPAVFRGLVGDTGGAAEEDATVGRTPALARRLAGMPEADQEKVLLDLVRNQAAAALGHANAARIEPTTAFRDIGFDSLTAVELRNRLKAATGLRLKPTLVFDHPNPVAIARLLHKDLVLDLAAGTPPVLEEIDRLEAQLAALAPEDAVRDKVTARLKALLWKWTDTHQDAAANAAADAGPGTDRDFDLDLDRIDAATDDEMFDLIDQELGSL